A stretch of DNA from Labeo rohita strain BAU-BD-2019 unplaced genomic scaffold, IGBB_LRoh.1.0 scaffold_2153, whole genome shotgun sequence:
TGATTAAATACTGTATGTCCACATTTGTACTGAAACAAGGTTAACTGTCTAACATATTTCAGCATGTGTGAACAGTATGTTTTAGTACAACTGCACACTCATGAACCTACAACCTCTCTGCTTATTATAATCACATTAGTTTTACTTAAGTTATGTCATGAAAATTCATTAACCTGATTGCAATAACCCGATTAAACTAACATTTAAGTTCCTAGAAATGAGAAGCCTTTATTAACTGTATTTAGTTATGTAAACACATTAACTGGAATATCCACTGTAGTATTCATTTACATCTGCACATatctatatgaaaaaaattctgGGTGTTACTTGATGAAGAAATTGAGAAAAGTGCAGCTAttgaaaatacacatttttaaaaaggtaaagaCTTTggctttttaaatgaatatgtttcttgaggtttacttataattttttgttaatgaCCTGAATCAGGTGTATTTGATTACAATCTTCGCTGAAATgctccaaacattttttttccagaaataaaaagaaattaacatggtaattttttgaaatttatcAAAGCCTGCATTTTACATTGTGTACTTGGATGCTGTTGCAAAGACATTTATGAGTTTGCGTAAAGGTTAAACAAAAATCATGGACCGTAGTTGGAAAACGGTGCATGTAAACATGACCAATAAGGAGATGTAATGACTGATCTGTTTTGTTGCAGAATTGCCTAGAGTAAAAGTATCTCCAGGTGTCATAAGAGAGTCCAGTGctgtgaagatcagctgtgagaCACCAGCAGATGTTATAGTGTATCAGTGTCATTTCTACATAAACAGAGaggagaagaaaatgaaaacCAGTGAATCATGTGAGCTCGAGCTCACTGGTGCTGAAGTGCTCAGATGGGCAGCTGTAAAATCACCTGGATCACTCGACATTAACTGTTACTACACAACAAATAAGCAAGGTTCAGTCATAGCATCATCTGATTCTGATCCTGCCACAGTGACTGTTCTAGGTGAGATATTTCACTGCTGTTCTTTTGTATTAGAAACTCTTATTCCAGTCTGTTTAATAACCATggattattttacttaaaacagATTTACTTGAGAAATCCATCATCAGTTAGTGGTGATGATGTTACACCTATAAGGCACTTCTGGATGGACTGGATTACTATTTGTAAAGACCCTTTATATAGACTGTTAGAGTACATATTACTACCTCAAGAGTACATATTACTActctaaggtactaatatgattataatatactttaggGGTGAAGAAGGTACAAAGGTGTGTCTTTgagggtactgccccagtgataAACAGTTGTACCCCTAAAGGTACATCACTAAATTCATTAAATCAGTTGTTAATACTGATGTTTGTGCTGTTGTTTTTCCTCCAAAATTACACACTACAAaagtattaacattttttaatttgaaggaCCTGTACCTTCAACAAACAAGTTTTTCTTTAAAgtttgtaaataatgtaaactgATTCCCTGTAATAAATTGTCTCTGCAGCTTTAGTGTCAACCACCACTGAACAAACTATTACAACAACCATGAAAACCAGTGAGTAATTGAGTTTGTAAATCAGTTATTCTTACTCCATTCTGAATGTTCTCAAAACGATAATAAATCTTTCAAGCTCATGATTATTGGTCAAACACCAACTACTTTGCATCACCACACAATGCCCTTTCAACAGCTTCAACTGTAATATCCACtgctaaaacaacaacatacagtaaaacaggTAAGCTACTGATAACACATTTTCTGATTATACTAGATTAAATTTGAGAAATGActctttattttcttctttattcACTCACAACACAAAACTGCTAtgctaaatatttgtaaaaacgaaaacataattttttctcATCATGTCATACGGTATATTAaggtaaaattaatttaacagcAAAAATCGACATATAACTTACTTGATTCAGTGGCATATTTATTTCCTTATTGCAATATAATGgactaaagcatttttttattcaacagaCTCACGGCTTTATTTCTGTCTGGACTCATAGGATTCATCTGTCTGTGCCGCTTAACCAGTAAGTACAATGTACTGGTTTAGCTGTTCCTAAACTGAACTCCATGATATAGAAACATGATAATaaagtctgtatctctgcaggTTCTGCTGATGTTCTCACAGATGGATGACGTGTTTACTTTCTTCACTTGTTGCCTCtaaacacaaacaacaaaaaagatatCTACAGAAAGATAATACATCATATAGCTACTGAATTCATACACTGATCAGCAGTCCAGACAGAATCTGTGgagttttaaaatgtgttaaatgtagCTAAAACATCTTCAAGTCATCTGTGGAGTTCAGTACAGATTCTCGCTTGTCTTTGTCTGCATGTTTTATACATTAATGAGTGAACGTCTACCTAATAAAGtgacaataaaatgaataatacattcCACAATCTGAATTTTGATATTCTGATCTAGTCTTTTTCCAAGTGTATTAATGTCACAGGTGTTTTGGCACATTTATGTTACTTGTACTTATGTTACTACCGTCCTTTTAGTGTGAGCCTTTGCCCCAGATCTGCTGTCTGTTAAAGTGAAGATAGCTGTACATGTGGTCTCATGATCAATGTTGATCTTCATAGAAATGACCACACAACACATTAAATAGTTTGTGGTCTGAAGTGCCACTTCCTAATTCACCCATTGTGTGAGTCTCATTTTGTCTCTGTTCTCACACTCGCTGTAATGGAGTTGTTCATCTTCATCGTTTTTCAGCTCCTGATGGAGGTTCAGTCTTACAGTAAGTGATGtctgttatttaattttgattaaatactGTATGTTCACATTTGTCCAAACAAGATTAACTGTCTAACATATTTCAGCATGTGTGAACAGTATGTTTTAGTGCAACTGCACACTCACGAACCTACAACCTCTCTGCTTATTATAATCACATTAGTTTTACTTGAGTTATGTCATGAAAATTCATTAACCTGATTGCAATAACCTGATTAAACTAACATCTAAGTTCCTAGAAATAAGACATAAGAAGCCTTTATTAACTGCATTTAGTTATGTAAACACCTTAATTGGAATATCCACTGTAGTATTCATTTACATCTGCACATATCTATATGAAAGAAATTCTGGATGTTACTTGTTTGAGAAGATGAGAAAAGTGAAATACTGTGTGAAAgtacacacttttaaaaaggtaacattattaattatttaaattattttaatatgttccttgaggtttacttataattttttgttgatgacctgaatcaggtgtgttttgtTACAATCTTCGCTGAAATGCtcaaattgatttatttatttattttccataaatgaaaagaaaataacataataatattttgaaatgtatcaTGGCCTGCATTTTACATTGTGTACTTGGATGGTGttgcaaagacatttataagttTGTTTAAAGGTTAAACAAAAATCATGGACCGTAGTTGGAAAATGGTGCATGTAAACATGACCAATAAGGAGATGTAATGACTTATCTGTTTTGTTGCAGAATTGCCTAGAGTAAAAGTATCTCCAGATGTCATAAGAGAGTCCAGTGctgtgaagatcagctgtgagaCACCAGCAGATGTTATAGTGTATCAGTGTCATTTCTACATAAACAGAGaggagaagaaaatgaaaacCAGTGAATCATGTGAGCTCGAGCTCACTGGTGCTGAAGTGCTCAGATGGGCAGCTGTAAAATCACCTGGATCACTCGACATTAACTGTTACTACACAACAAATGAGCGAGGTTCAATCATAACATCATCTGATTCTGATCCTGCCACAGTGACTGTTCTAGGTGAGATATTTCACTGCTGTTCTTCTGTATTAGAAACTGTTATTCCAGTCTGTTTAATAACCATggaatattttactttatacaGATTTACTTGAGAAACCCATCATCAGTTAGTGGTGATGATGTTACACCTATAGGACACTTCTGGATGTATTGGATTACTCTTTGTAAAGACCCTTTATATAGACTGTATAGACTGTTAGAGTACATATTACTACCTTAAGAATACATATTACTACTAATATGATTATAATATAGGGGTGAAGAAGGTACAAAGGTGTGTCTTTgagggtactgccccagtgataAACAGTTGTACCCCTAAAGGTACATCACTAAATTCATTAAATCAGTTGTTAATACTGATGTTTGTGCTGTTGTTTTTCCTCCAAAATTACACATTACAAaagtattaacattttttaatttgaaggaCCTGTACCTTCAACAAACAAGTTTTTCTTTAAAgtttgtaaataatgtaaactgATTCCCTGTAATAAATTGTCTCTGCAGCTTTAGTGTCAACCACCACTGAACAAACTATTACAACAATCATGAAAACCAGTGAGTAATTGAGTTTGTAAATCAGTTATTCTTACTCCATTCTGAATGTTCTCAAAACGATAATAAATCTTTCAAGCTCATGATTACTGGTCAAACACCAACTACTTTGCATCACCACACAATGCCCTGTCAACAGCTTCAACTGTAATGTCCACtgctaaaacaacaacatacagtaaaacaggTAAGCTACTGATAACACATTTTCTGATTATACTAGATTAAATTTG
This window harbors:
- the LOC127159424 gene encoding uncharacterized protein LOC127159424, which produces MELFIFIVFQLLMEVQSYKLPRVKVSPDVIRESSAVKISCETPADVIVYQCHFYINREEKKMKTSESCELELTGAEVLRWAAVKSPGSLDINCYYTTNERGSIITSSDSDPATVTVLALVSTTTEQTITTIMKTTSTVMSTAKTTTYSKTVSTSTTTEQTTTTAMKTDAPNQGTGISCSASSKTYSLITSVPATSQPISGGLEHPESHQDSTADPTLHITSVNVIYQPSDVLMNKQQKQGNTEENENA